A genomic segment from uncultured Desulfuromonas sp. encodes:
- a CDS encoding radical SAM protein, with protein MLLIHPPIAKACEPPAGVATLAGVLRAHGQRCQVIDCNLEAQEWLILSPATSEDTWTRRAKKNAAENLEAICQPTLYQSFSRYQRCVADLNRALNQSSRQATISLSNYTDACFSSVHSEDLLCAAAQPQQSPFYPYFSTRLSQALEEFSPRYIGFSLNFLSQAVPTFAMIGFLKHIAPHVPIIVGGGLMTSWMRHPHWQNPFSGLIDHCVDGPGETVLLDILGSDTTPHQPARPDYSVLPMKRYWAPAPILPLAASRGCYWNRCTFCPERAEQNPYQPSSVATVVAQLHQLCQEWQPGLVHLLDNAISPALINALIDQPLPSPWYGFARITRQLADPEYCLALHRSGCVMIKLGVESGDNQVLECMDKGVTVELTERVLASLKQAGIATYIYLLFGTPTENRTAAEVTRDFICRNHDAIGFLNLAIFNLPTNSPDAQRLKLRPFYQGDLSLYSDFEHPQGWNRGEVRRFIDKQIKKEPVIATILRRDPPQFTSNHAAFFI; from the coding sequence ATGCTGCTCATTCATCCACCCATCGCTAAAGCCTGTGAACCGCCGGCAGGGGTCGCAACCCTGGCTGGTGTTCTGCGAGCACACGGCCAACGTTGTCAGGTTATTGATTGTAACCTTGAAGCCCAGGAATGGCTGATCCTCTCTCCTGCAACCAGCGAGGATACCTGGACGCGTCGCGCAAAAAAAAATGCTGCGGAAAATCTCGAAGCCATCTGCCAGCCGACGCTTTACCAATCGTTTTCCCGCTATCAACGTTGTGTGGCTGATCTTAATCGTGCGCTGAATCAGAGCTCTCGTCAGGCCACGATCTCGTTAAGCAATTATACGGATGCGTGCTTTTCCAGCGTGCATAGCGAGGATCTGCTCTGCGCTGCCGCCCAACCACAACAAAGTCCCTTTTATCCTTATTTTTCAACACGGCTCAGCCAGGCGCTCGAAGAGTTCTCTCCCCGTTATATCGGTTTTTCCCTCAACTTTCTGAGTCAGGCGGTCCCGACCTTTGCCATGATCGGCTTTTTAAAACACATCGCTCCTCACGTACCGATCATTGTCGGTGGCGGACTGATGACCTCGTGGATGCGTCATCCACATTGGCAGAATCCATTTTCCGGTCTTATTGACCACTGTGTGGACGGTCCTGGTGAAACCGTATTACTGGACATCCTTGGCAGCGATACCACCCCACATCAACCTGCCCGCCCCGATTATTCAGTGCTGCCCATGAAACGCTATTGGGCGCCAGCGCCTATCTTGCCGCTGGCGGCTTCGCGCGGCTGTTACTGGAACCGCTGTACTTTTTGCCCGGAACGGGCCGAACAGAATCCGTATCAGCCGTCGTCAGTCGCTACCGTAGTCGCCCAACTTCATCAGTTATGCCAAGAGTGGCAACCGGGTCTGGTGCATCTACTCGACAATGCCATCAGCCCGGCGCTGATCAACGCGCTCATCGACCAACCATTACCCTCTCCATGGTATGGATTTGCCCGTATCACCAGACAACTGGCAGATCCAGAGTATTGCCTGGCATTACACCGATCCGGCTGTGTCATGATTAAACTGGGGGTAGAATCCGGTGATAATCAGGTTCTGGAATGCATGGACAAAGGGGTCACGGTCGAGCTGACCGAACGTGTGCTGGCCAGTCTTAAACAAGCAGGGATCGCCACTTATATCTATCTGCTGTTCGGCACGCCGACAGAAAACAGGACCGCCGCAGAAGTCACACGTGACTTTATCTGCCGTAATCATGATGCCATCGGCTTTTTGAATCTGGCTATTTTCAACCTGCCAACCAACAGCCCTGACGCGCAACGGCTGAAGCTGCGACCATTTTATCAGGGAGATCTGAGTCTCTACAGTGATTTTGAACATCCCCAGGGATGGAATCGTGGCGAGGTCCGCCGGTTTATTGACAAGCAGATCAAAAAAGAACCCGTCATTGCAACGATCTTGCGCCGCGATCCACCGCAATTCACATCAAATCATGCGGCGTTTTTTATTTAA
- a CDS encoding DUF4197 domain-containing protein produces MKQTHWMAAVLVLAVSFVTGCVDVSQSPLLGNLLNSSTTSTVLDESTVASGLKEALRVGSERAVSLTAAENGFLGNSLIRIALPEPLQKMDDTLRKIGMGSYVDQFEVTMNRAAERASGEAKGVFWDAITSMTLTDAMGILKGDKTAATDYFREKTSSQLAEKFKPIVQEKMAEVGVYGYYTTLVNAYNALPLASKPQFDLEQYIVEKTQEGVFTMLAEEEVKIRQDPAKRTTELLKKVFAAQDES; encoded by the coding sequence ATGAAACAAACACATTGGATGGCTGCAGTTCTCGTTTTAGCGGTTAGTTTCGTTACCGGCTGCGTGGACGTTTCACAATCACCTCTGCTTGGCAATCTGTTGAACAGTTCTACGACTTCCACAGTTTTGGACGAGTCTACTGTCGCCTCTGGTCTTAAAGAAGCGCTGCGTGTCGGGAGTGAGCGTGCGGTCTCTTTGACGGCAGCTGAAAATGGCTTTCTCGGTAATTCTCTGATCCGCATTGCGCTACCGGAGCCATTGCAAAAGATGGACGACACCTTGCGTAAGATCGGTATGGGCTCCTATGTTGATCAGTTTGAGGTGACGATGAACCGCGCAGCTGAACGTGCATCAGGAGAGGCGAAGGGGGTGTTCTGGGATGCCATTACGTCGATGACCCTCACCGATGCCATGGGAATACTCAAAGGAGATAAGACAGCGGCGACGGATTACTTTCGCGAAAAAACGTCAAGTCAGCTTGCGGAAAAATTTAAACCCATTGTTCAGGAAAAAATGGCTGAGGTTGGTGTTTATGGTTACTACACAACACTGGTCAATGCCTACAATGCTTTGCCTTTAGCATCAAAACCGCAGTTTGATCTCGAACAGTATATTGTCGAGAAAACTCAGGAGGGTGTGTTTACTATGCTGGCCGAAGAAGAGGTGAAAATACGACAGGATCCGGCTAAACGCACGACGGAACTCTTGAAAAAAGTTTTTGCAGCACAGGATGAGTCGTAA
- a CDS encoding CHASE4 domain-containing protein: MTLRFKILLMLFVTLSIYGLVDYTVHRLFVLPTFLAQERTRIEEHIDHTMQILNYELLGLDRLCLDWAAWDDSYTFVQQAGNDQEYIQSNLVPATFDYNSLDLVCYLDNRNAVIWKGTSEKFAVTQIEPFLQSFGPSLKSPETQNGFIMTETGPMIISAHPVTDSDENAPANGYLIMGRLLLNSPAMALNRHLHGTVDFLQPETNDIISAEQLNFLKTNHVPLIIPIGKTLQTFKLVQDINGQPSFIVHLTTDRTQVIHGLESISYDAFSNVFSGFITIGIFVLFLRRNVIKPISKLTRHVNSINTAEDLLTVPLKTPNEDEIGVLWLGFNQMVHRLQRDRLRRLAAEEALRSNEKRIHAILDTAPDGIITVDQNGTIESLNLAAAKMFGYESEELIGKSISILAQEEHASRLLQTLTKYPETSHYKCFDSGCEMSGRKVEGDFIPVHMRASSVQIGSDTLFVWIVRDISELKAMHDEVAHSKRLAAIGEMGASIAHEIRNPLAGIGGAAQMLLKSVKDNPRQIAILNEIIILVFRIENTVNQMLDYARAWTPNQMLITPMQLLKEVATEAQTMENFKQVTFGFSGDDSIAIPLDEDLIRQVLWNLFKNGAEAMPEGGELFCHVQAAEGELIVSVRDQGIGMEESTIGKLFTPFFTTKIYGTGLGLPICQRIVEAHKGTMAIHSIPGQGTTISIHFPYNAQSRR, from the coding sequence ATGACGCTTCGATTCAAGATTCTGCTCATGCTGTTTGTCACACTGAGCATCTACGGATTAGTCGATTATACGGTTCACCGCCTGTTTGTCTTACCCACCTTTCTCGCCCAAGAGCGCACCCGGATTGAAGAGCATATCGACCATACCATGCAGATCCTTAATTATGAGCTGCTTGGGTTAGACCGATTATGTCTCGACTGGGCCGCATGGGATGACAGTTACACCTTTGTCCAACAGGCTGGCAACGATCAGGAATATATTCAATCGAACTTGGTTCCGGCAACATTTGACTACAATTCCCTGGATTTGGTCTGTTATCTGGATAATCGAAATGCCGTGATATGGAAAGGGACTTCCGAAAAATTCGCCGTCACTCAGATCGAACCTTTTCTTCAATCGTTTGGCCCTTCTCTGAAATCTCCGGAGACCCAAAACGGCTTTATCATGACGGAAACAGGGCCAATGATTATCAGTGCTCACCCTGTGACCGATAGTGATGAAAACGCTCCTGCCAATGGTTATCTGATTATGGGACGTTTACTCTTAAATAGCCCGGCCATGGCGCTGAACCGACACCTTCATGGAACAGTTGATTTTCTCCAGCCTGAGACAAATGACATTATCTCCGCAGAACAACTGAATTTTCTCAAAACAAACCATGTCCCACTGATTATCCCCATTGGCAAAACGCTGCAGACGTTTAAATTGGTTCAAGACATCAACGGGCAGCCGTCATTTATTGTCCATCTGACGACAGACCGTACCCAGGTGATTCACGGCCTCGAGAGCATCTCCTATGATGCGTTCTCCAACGTTTTCTCAGGGTTTATCACCATCGGAATATTTGTCCTTTTTCTGCGCCGCAATGTGATCAAACCGATCAGCAAACTGACGCGTCATGTCAACAGCATCAATACGGCAGAAGACTTGCTTACGGTTCCGTTGAAAACCCCCAATGAAGACGAGATTGGTGTGCTCTGGTTGGGCTTCAATCAGATGGTGCACCGTCTACAACGCGATCGTTTACGCCGTCTGGCTGCGGAAGAAGCGTTACGCAGCAATGAAAAACGCATCCATGCCATCCTTGACACGGCTCCTGATGGCATCATCACTGTGGATCAAAACGGAACCATTGAAAGTCTCAATTTGGCGGCAGCGAAAATGTTCGGTTATGAATCCGAGGAACTGATCGGCAAATCCATCAGTATTCTGGCTCAGGAGGAACATGCATCCAGGCTGTTACAGACACTGACCAAGTACCCGGAAACCAGCCACTATAAATGCTTTGATTCCGGATGCGAGATGTCCGGTCGAAAAGTCGAGGGGGATTTTATTCCCGTGCATATGCGCGCCAGTTCGGTACAAATCGGTAGTGACACCCTGTTTGTATGGATTGTTCGTGACATCTCTGAACTGAAAGCCATGCACGATGAGGTCGCCCACAGTAAACGCTTGGCTGCCATCGGTGAAATGGGGGCGTCCATTGCCCATGAAATTCGCAATCCATTAGCGGGAATTGGCGGCGCCGCACAGATGCTGCTGAAAAGCGTCAAAGACAACCCCAGACAGATCGCGATTCTTAACGAAATTATCATTCTTGTCTTCCGGATCGAGAATACGGTCAATCAGATGCTCGATTACGCCCGAGCCTGGACCCCTAATCAAATGCTGATCACGCCTATGCAGCTGTTGAAGGAAGTTGCAACGGAAGCACAAACCATGGAAAATTTCAAACAGGTCACCTTTGGATTCAGTGGTGATGACAGCATCGCGATACCTTTAGACGAAGACCTGATACGCCAAGTGTTATGGAACCTGTTCAAGAATGGTGCTGAGGCGATGCCGGAGGGAGGAGAACTCTTCTGTCACGTACAGGCAGCTGAAGGTGAACTGATCGTCAGTGTCAGAGATCAGGGGATCGGCATGGAAGAATCCACCATTGGGAAACTGTTTACACCGTTTTTCACCACGAAAATCTACGGCACCGGGCTAGGGTTACCGATATGCCAGAGGATCGTTGAAGCCCATAAAGGAACGATGGCCATCCACAGTATTCCAGGGCAAGGAACGACTATCTCGATTCATTTCCCTTATAACGCACAATCCCGACGCTAG
- a CDS encoding acyl-CoA thioesterase, producing MANNSAKPCRESRVSKTSIVLPPDTNNYGTLFGGKMMAYVDEVASMSAMRHARTPVVTAFIDSVEFLCPVRVGQAVTLESFVCWTGKTSMEVYVKVNAEDLISGEIQLCLTSLLVFVALDKQGVPIAVPNVIAETDFEQALNNGGAERLRRRKKRKSLMPEGDGDSADSH from the coding sequence ATGGCTAACAATTCAGCGAAACCGTGTCGAGAGTCTCGTGTGTCTAAAACATCCATTGTGTTACCTCCTGATACAAACAACTACGGAACGTTATTCGGTGGAAAAATGATGGCTTATGTCGATGAAGTCGCCAGTATGTCGGCTATGCGTCATGCTCGAACACCTGTTGTTACCGCATTTATTGATTCCGTCGAGTTTCTCTGTCCGGTTCGTGTCGGCCAGGCTGTTACTCTTGAGTCGTTTGTCTGCTGGACCGGAAAAACATCGATGGAGGTTTATGTCAAAGTTAACGCAGAGGATCTGATCAGTGGTGAGATACAACTGTGTTTAACGTCACTGCTGGTGTTTGTCGCTCTGGATAAGCAAGGGGTGCCAATAGCTGTTCCCAACGTCATTGCCGAAACTGACTTTGAACAAGCACTTAACAATGGTGGCGCAGAGCGACTACGCCGACGAAAAAAACGTAAATCACTCATGCCGGAAGGTGATGGTGACAGTGCAGATTCTCATTGA
- a CDS encoding methyl-accepting chemotaxis protein, which yields MRVKKIRTKFLLPVFGVLIFAFVVGMFGMKNAITTLVDSQLQTTQQLSERSLAANTSAKVEDINGNIDRMGRKALEQAAILSQVPGVVDAYRLAHSGDLNNESDPSGQKAREQLRDLFKPVIAGYKKETGLTELQLHFHLPTSRSLVRLWRDGWQTKRNGQKLDVSDDLTGFRKTVVEINSGSHKPISGIEVGRGGFAIRGLVPIQDSAGVHLGSAEVLLPFNALLNISKTADTQNYSVYMNADLLPIATKLQDKKKYPIVSNKYVLCASTDQALLSELVSLDRLDSGTTALHSELVGNYYVSVFPIKDFSGKQAGLMVMAEDVSHTLASLASIKSTGEASMTSIEQKSIFAALFLLVLIGAIVLVVTNYITKPLSQAVAVTEAIALGDLSQRIRIEREDEMGVLSASLNTMCDSLSDKAELAKIIAGGDLTPEVQLASEKDEFGKALQEMVAGLGSLISEINGASSQIVSGSMQVSDVSQALSQGATEQAASLQEITSSMTQIDSQTRQNAGNATVANQLSSAAIKSANEGNTNMQAMVAAMNEINEAGQGISKIIKVIDEIAFQTNLLALNAAVEAARAGQHGKGFAVVAEEVRTLAARSAKAAQETAALIEGSVAKADNGSKIAERTSNSLQEIMQGISKMDDLISEITTAANEQAEGISQVNVGLSQIDQVTQQNTASAEEGAAAAEELSSQAEHMRGMLARFKVAESSGQRLSRPDSQRARRETPQIGWGD from the coding sequence ATGCGTGTAAAGAAAATTCGTACTAAGTTCCTGTTGCCTGTCTTTGGCGTGTTGATCTTTGCTTTTGTCGTTGGCATGTTTGGGATGAAGAATGCCATCACGACATTGGTTGATAGTCAATTACAGACGACACAGCAACTCTCGGAGCGGTCCCTAGCTGCCAACACCTCGGCTAAAGTTGAGGACATCAACGGCAATATTGACCGTATGGGCCGAAAAGCTCTTGAACAGGCGGCTATCCTCAGCCAGGTTCCTGGAGTGGTTGATGCTTATCGTCTGGCCCATAGTGGCGATTTAAACAATGAAAGTGACCCTTCCGGTCAGAAGGCTAGAGAACAGCTACGTGATTTATTCAAACCGGTGATTGCCGGGTATAAAAAGGAAACCGGTTTGACCGAGTTGCAGCTCCATTTTCATTTGCCGACCAGTCGAAGCCTGGTTCGTCTATGGCGTGATGGCTGGCAAACCAAGCGTAATGGTCAGAAACTTGATGTGTCAGACGACCTGACCGGTTTTCGTAAAACAGTTGTCGAAATCAACAGCGGCAGCCATAAACCGATCAGCGGCATTGAAGTTGGTCGCGGTGGGTTTGCTATTCGCGGTCTGGTCCCGATTCAAGACAGTGCTGGCGTGCATCTGGGATCCGCAGAAGTGCTGCTGCCATTTAATGCCTTGTTGAACATTTCAAAAACAGCTGATACGCAGAATTATTCCGTCTATATGAATGCGGATCTGCTGCCCATTGCAACAAAACTCCAGGATAAAAAGAAATATCCGATTGTGAGCAATAAATATGTGCTGTGTGCTTCAACGGATCAGGCACTGCTCAGTGAGCTTGTTTCGCTTGATCGATTGGATTCGGGGACAACTGCCCTTCATTCAGAATTGGTCGGCAATTACTATGTGTCGGTTTTCCCGATTAAGGACTTTTCGGGTAAACAGGCGGGACTGATGGTGATGGCGGAGGATGTCAGCCATACTCTGGCCAGTTTGGCATCAATTAAAAGCACCGGTGAAGCCTCAATGACCTCTATCGAGCAGAAAAGTATTTTTGCTGCACTGTTCTTGTTGGTCCTGATTGGTGCCATTGTATTGGTGGTAACGAATTACATTACCAAACCACTCAGTCAAGCTGTAGCCGTCACAGAAGCGATTGCTCTGGGTGATTTAAGCCAACGTATCCGCATCGAGCGTGAAGATGAGATGGGAGTTCTTTCCGCCAGTTTGAATACAATGTGCGACAGCTTGTCCGATAAAGCTGAACTGGCCAAGATTATTGCCGGAGGTGATTTAACCCCCGAAGTGCAACTGGCTTCAGAAAAAGATGAATTTGGTAAAGCACTTCAGGAAATGGTTGCCGGACTCGGCAGTCTGATTTCAGAGATTAATGGCGCGAGCAGCCAGATTGTTTCTGGTTCTATGCAGGTCTCTGATGTTAGTCAGGCTCTGTCTCAAGGTGCGACAGAGCAGGCCGCGTCATTGCAGGAGATCACCAGCTCCATGACGCAGATTGACAGCCAGACGCGTCAGAATGCTGGCAACGCGACAGTCGCCAATCAACTCTCCAGTGCAGCAATTAAATCAGCGAATGAGGGTAATACCAATATGCAGGCCATGGTTGCTGCCATGAATGAAATCAATGAGGCTGGTCAGGGGATTTCGAAAATTATCAAAGTCATTGATGAAATTGCGTTCCAGACCAATCTGTTAGCTCTTAATGCTGCCGTTGAGGCAGCTCGCGCCGGTCAACATGGTAAAGGATTTGCTGTTGTTGCTGAAGAGGTCCGTACGCTGGCGGCTCGAAGTGCCAAAGCAGCTCAGGAAACGGCAGCATTAATTGAGGGGTCGGTGGCTAAAGCGGATAACGGATCAAAAATTGCTGAACGCACGTCTAATTCGTTGCAGGAAATCATGCAGGGTATCTCAAAAATGGATGATCTCATCAGCGAAATCACGACTGCGGCCAATGAACAGGCTGAAGGAATCTCTCAGGTCAATGTCGGCTTAAGCCAGATTGACCAAGTCACTCAGCAGAATACTGCCAGTGCGGAAGAGGGCGCTGCCGCGGCAGAAGAGTTATCCAGTCAGGCCGAGCATATGCGTGGCATGCTGGCACGCTTCAAAGTCGCTGAGTCATCAGGACAACGGCTGAGTCGTCCTGATAGCCAGCGTGCTCGTCGTGAAACGCCGCAAATCGGTTGGGGCGATTGA
- a CDS encoding class I SAM-dependent methyltransferase, producing the protein MEHLATLLDEAKRHLPDRGESRRLFYGRGQCFAGLDDVVIDYHPGILLICLYSHRDAQWLNAVAAPLCECLPDVKCVVVQSRHEQGAPVAVLSGHLPEQTFAVEDGLRYQLQLDRGQNLGFFPDMAFGRRVVRRQAQGKKILNLFAYTCSFSVAALAGGAHQVVNIDMSRSALDLGRTNHQLNSIDLRNAGFLSLEVFRSNSRIRKLAPFDLIVCDPPAQQGRSFTAETHWPKLLRRLPLWLSPGGELILCLNGPHRSESFLTDLISALLPEMTLVSSLDSGEDFPEKYPRCKTRLYHLKHRSSFYPVSSFEK; encoded by the coding sequence ATGGAGCATCTCGCAACTCTTTTGGATGAAGCTAAACGTCATTTGCCTGATCGTGGAGAAAGCCGACGTCTTTTTTATGGGCGTGGTCAGTGTTTTGCTGGCCTTGATGATGTGGTGATTGATTATCATCCCGGTATTCTCCTCATCTGCCTCTATTCGCATCGTGATGCACAATGGCTCAACGCCGTTGCCGCTCCGCTCTGTGAATGTCTTCCTGATGTCAAGTGTGTGGTGGTGCAGTCGCGTCATGAACAAGGGGCGCCGGTTGCTGTTCTGTCGGGGCACCTTCCAGAGCAAACCTTTGCTGTGGAAGATGGCTTACGTTATCAACTTCAGTTGGACCGAGGTCAGAATCTTGGATTTTTTCCCGATATGGCATTTGGTCGACGTGTTGTTCGTCGACAGGCACAGGGAAAAAAGATTCTGAACCTGTTTGCTTACACCTGTTCTTTTTCTGTCGCGGCGTTGGCTGGAGGTGCCCACCAGGTGGTCAATATTGACATGAGTCGCAGCGCCCTTGATTTGGGGCGCACCAACCATCAACTGAACTCGATTGATCTGCGTAATGCCGGGTTTCTCTCTTTGGAAGTGTTCCGCAGCAACAGCCGGATTCGCAAGTTGGCGCCTTTTGATCTGATTGTCTGTGATCCTCCTGCGCAACAGGGCCGCAGCTTTACTGCGGAAACACATTGGCCGAAATTGTTGCGTCGTCTTCCTCTTTGGTTGTCACCGGGGGGAGAGCTGATTCTGTGTCTCAATGGCCCTCACCGTAGCGAATCTTTTCTTACTGACCTGATCAGTGCTTTGTTGCCTGAGATGACCCTGGTGTCCTCTTTGGATTCTGGTGAGGACTTTCCCGAAAAATATCCGCGTTGTAAAACCCGCCTTTATCACTTAAAACACCGCAGCTCATTTTATCCTGTGTCTTCTTTTGAAAAATAA
- a CDS encoding SHOCT domain-containing protein, giving the protein MKIRGLLWFAFLLVLNACANVQPGKTDVVSNYHYAVVLESQSRVSFVQSNNIKLEILKHVLTQLTYCEDHDFGSKSATMPVFQADEIDRLAPALQQAANRATPGQWVRFVSYSQKRGTLFTVPRKTEGVLFLTDSHHVNIAFNYINTRRSPSETSVQYHQYARVNPLDIDASPTSLVVTEAAMSIHMLADGHPSPLWVEVDFIKIKQQETEPIQSPSDDFVVGETSEPNPSSARNTPEPQVAEPSVKKQRMIKQQLEFLKKLHQDGLISDTDYEQQKSKVLDLLYSEHD; this is encoded by the coding sequence ATGAAAATAAGAGGCTTGTTGTGGTTTGCTTTTCTGCTTGTGCTAAACGCTTGCGCAAACGTGCAGCCTGGAAAAACGGATGTTGTCAGTAACTACCATTATGCGGTTGTCTTGGAATCGCAGAGCCGTGTTTCCTTTGTTCAATCCAATAATATAAAACTGGAAATTCTCAAACACGTTCTGACGCAACTGACGTATTGTGAGGATCATGATTTTGGCTCAAAGTCTGCAACGATGCCGGTTTTTCAGGCGGATGAAATCGATCGGCTTGCACCCGCATTGCAACAGGCAGCCAACAGGGCAACGCCAGGACAATGGGTCCGTTTTGTCTCGTATTCTCAGAAACGGGGTACGTTATTTACTGTCCCTCGCAAGACGGAAGGGGTGTTGTTTCTCACCGACAGCCATCATGTCAATATCGCTTTTAATTACATCAATACCAGGCGGTCACCCAGTGAAACCTCGGTCCAGTATCACCAATACGCGCGAGTTAACCCGTTGGACATAGATGCGTCACCAACGTCTCTCGTCGTAACAGAAGCGGCGATGTCGATACATATGCTGGCAGATGGACATCCGTCACCGTTGTGGGTTGAGGTCGATTTTATCAAGATAAAGCAGCAGGAGACTGAACCGATCCAGAGTCCGTCAGATGACTTTGTTGTGGGCGAGACATCTGAGCCGAATCCCTCGTCTGCGCGTAACACGCCTGAGCCGCAGGTCGCTGAGCCAAGTGTTAAGAAACAACGGATGATTAAACAGCAGCTGGAATTTTTAAAAAAACTGCACCAAGATGGCCTGATTTCTGACACAGATTACGAGCAACAAAAGTCTAAAGTATTGGATCTTCTTTATTCTGAACACGACTGA
- a CDS encoding porin: MQKVFLGVVCGAILFLLTGQAFAALTLYEVEETTFSVDGSFNTFYVHSDSDKNAEMEAIVGPDREQSRVKMGFLPNWIGFNFSKQVGDLKLGGRASFWVTINDSDNNVTESGIDTRQFYGTIDGSWGQVLIGKDFTIFNRSNIFLDEILLGYGNVSDTMGLIDGNGVSFGNIGTGYTYPFPSAQITYRSPELAGFKLAIAVVDPSRTATGGEEHAPRFEGELTYNYAYKQGSVTAWAGFLTQSSENEDTTIDTNGVSYGIRASFAGLALHASGYNASGLGFELGAGVDTTLGLPVVDANGDELDSEGYLLQAAYTYGPLRIVGSYGESELDGDVGVADWENETKTGALFYTINESLKLVGEYNINEISIGSAEEETKTIALGAIVSF; encoded by the coding sequence ATGCAGAAAGTGTTTTTGGGGGTAGTTTGTGGAGCGATTTTATTTTTGCTGACTGGGCAGGCCTTCGCAGCTCTGACGCTGTATGAGGTGGAAGAAACAACATTCAGCGTTGATGGATCGTTCAATACGTTTTATGTCCATAGTGACAGTGATAAAAATGCAGAAATGGAGGCGATCGTAGGCCCGGACCGTGAGCAGTCTCGTGTCAAGATGGGTTTTCTGCCGAACTGGATCGGGTTCAACTTCAGTAAGCAGGTTGGTGATCTGAAACTGGGCGGACGAGCTTCTTTTTGGGTGACCATCAATGACAGTGACAATAATGTCACGGAGTCCGGTATCGACACCCGCCAGTTTTACGGAACCATTGATGGAAGCTGGGGGCAGGTGCTGATTGGAAAGGACTTCACCATCTTTAACCGTTCCAATATCTTTCTCGATGAGATCCTGTTGGGATACGGTAATGTCAGCGATACCATGGGTCTGATCGACGGCAATGGTGTTTCCTTTGGCAATATCGGTACTGGTTACACCTATCCGTTCCCCTCCGCGCAAATTACCTACCGTTCTCCGGAACTGGCTGGTTTCAAACTTGCCATCGCTGTCGTCGATCCCTCTCGTACGGCCACGGGTGGTGAGGAACACGCGCCACGCTTTGAAGGCGAACTGACTTACAATTACGCCTACAAACAAGGCAGTGTGACGGCTTGGGCGGGTTTTTTGACCCAATCCTCAGAAAACGAAGATACGACCATTGATACCAACGGTGTTTCTTACGGTATTCGCGCTTCTTTTGCCGGTCTGGCCCTGCACGCATCCGGATACAATGCCAGCGGTCTTGGTTTTGAGCTTGGTGCCGGTGTCGATACAACTCTCGGCCTGCCCGTCGTTGATGCCAATGGCGATGAACTCGACTCTGAAGGCTATCTGTTGCAAGCGGCGTATACCTATGGACCGCTGCGTATTGTCGGTTCTTATGGTGAGAGCGAGCTGGACGGCGATGTCGGTGTTGCTGATTGGGAAAATGAAACTAAAACCGGAGCACTTTTCTATACCATCAATGAAAGTCTGAAGCTGGTTGGTGAATATAACATCAATGAGATTTCTATCGGCAGCGCCGAAGAGGAAACGAAAACAATCGCTTTGGGTGCGATTGTCAGCTTCTAA